The region AGAAGAAAGCTCATTGAGCTGAGTTTGATAATAGTTAATATAGTTTTGCCAACGTTGAGTATCGTTTTTTATATTATATCTTTTTTCAGTTCTGGTCTTACTATCATAATAAGGATGGCTCCAGTCAGGAAGAGAGTAGTAGAGACCTGTTTTTAAACCGGATTTTTTAAGCTCTGCTACAAAAGGTGTTAATACGTCTTTTTGGGCTAAAGAATTTTTAGGGATAGTTATTGCTTTTTCTGCCTTGGAATTCCAAAGAGCGACACCGTCGTGATGCTTTGTGGTAATTACCGAATACTTTGCTCCCGAATCTTTAATCAATTTCACCCAGTCTTCAGGATGGTATTGCGAAGCAGAAAACCCGTTAAGCTGCTTCATATAGTTTTCATGATTGATATAATTATTGAAAAATGACCATGATTCAGAAATACCATTTACAGAATAAATCCCCCAGTGAATAAAAACTCCTAGTTTAGCATCCTGAAACCATTCCATTTTTTTGTTTTCAGATGGCGTGTCTTGGGCGCTGAAGTAGGAAGTTGTGAAGATTGTGCTTAATAAAAAAATCTTGGTCAATTTATTTTTCATTGTTTATTTTTCAGCTAAAATAAGAAAAGTAGCCACGTTGTAAAATAAACCTTTTATTAAAAAAATACAGTAAAAATACTGGAGTGATTTCCGTGTTTTTACTGTGTCTTAGATTAAATTTTTTTGCGAGATTTACAGCAGAATTTAGAAAGAAATAATCCATTCAATATTAAACTAATAACAATATCAACTCTGTTTTTTTTGAGGAAACAATGAAGGCAACCGAAAGGCTGCCTTTTCATTTTTTATGTAAATAACAATTAGATTTTTAGCAACTCAATTGTTTTTTCGGGATTTTCCGTTGAGAATACTGCATTACCGGCAACCAGAACATCTGCTCCTGCGTCGAAAAGTTTTGCTGCATTGTCAAGATTTACTCCTCCGTCAATCTCAATGAGAGCTGTAGAGTTGTTGCTTAGAATCAAATCTTTAGTTTCTGCAATTTTTTTGTAAGTATTTTCGATAAATTTCTGTCCCCCGAATCCTGGGTTTACACTCATTAATAAAACCAGGTCTACATCAGCGATAATGTCTTCAAGCATTAAAACAGGAGTAGACGGATTTAAAACAACTCCCGCTTTTGCACCTAAGCTTTGAATATGATGAATCGTTCTGTGAAGATGAGTACATGCTTCATAATGAACAGAAACTAAATCTGCACCATGATTGATGAATTCTTCAACATATTTTTCAGGCTCAAGAATCATTAAATGAACATCTACAAATTTTTTGGCATGCTGCTGAATCGTTTTCATCACCGGAAAACCAAATGAGATGTTAGGAACAAATCTACCGTCCATCACGTCTACGTGAAGCCAGTCTGCCTGAGAATTGTTCAGCATTTCAATATCTTTTTGCAGATTCCCAAAGTCTGCAGATAAAAGGGAAGGAGCAATAAGCTTCGTTTTCATTTTTACTTTACTTTTATTTCTTCTATTAATGATACTTCAGTTTCATTTCCGGCTGTATCTTAAGAAGTGTTTCGTAAATAAGCTTTATTACATTTCCTACGTCTTCTTTAGAAACCATTTCTACTGTAGTGTGCATATAGCGCAAAGGTAGGGAAATTAATGCACTTGGTACACCGCCGTTAGAATGGGCAAAAGCATCGGTGTCTGTTCCTGTGGCTCTGCTTGCCGCAGCTCGTTGGAACGGAATTTTCTTTGTTTTTGCCGTATCAATAATCAGTTCTCTGATGGTGTGGTGAATGCTTGGAGCAAAGAAAACAACAGGACCTGCTCCGCATTTCTGATCGCCTTCTTTTTTCTTTTCGATCATTGGAGTGGTTGTATCATGAGTAACATCGGTAACAATGGCAATGTTAGGTTTGATAGTATCTGCAATCATATCTGCACCATATAAACCTACTTCTTCCTGAACGGAGTTGGTAATATATAATCCGAATGGAATGGTCTTTTTGTTTTCCTTTAAAAGTCTTGCTACTTCGGCAATCATAAATCCTCCGATCCTGTTGTCTAAAGCACGGCAGACAAAATACCTGTCATTCATTTCAAAGAATTCATCAGGATAAGTAATCATACATCCTACGTAAATTCCTAAATCTTCAACTTCTTTTTTGGAAACAGCACCGCAATCGATAAAGATATTTTCAATTTTAGGAGTAGGCTCGTTTTGATTTGCACTTCTGGTGTGGATGGCCGGCCAACCGAAAACACCTTTTACAATACCTTTTTCTCCATGGATATGAACTACTTTTGAGGGGGCGATTGTCTGGTCTGAACCTCCGTTTCGGATTACATAGATCAATCCGTCATCTGTAATATAGTTGACATACCATGAGATCTCATCTGCATGTGCTTCTATCACTACTTTGAACTCTGCTTCAGGATTGATAATTCCGTAACAGGTACCATAGTGATCAACTTCGATTTTATCGACATATTGACCTATATAATCCATCCAAATTTCTTGGCCTTTATGCTCAAAACCAGTCGGAGATGCTGTATTTAAGTATTTTTCTAAAAACTTTAAAGATTTCTTTTCAAATTTCATAAAAAGGAACGATTTTTGTAAGTAATTTTTGTTCTAATAAGTGTAAAAATAATGAATTTTAATAAAATTATTTGCCTTTTTCTTTTCTTTTTAGGGGTGAGTGTTTTCGGGCAAAAAGATTCTTTAAGGTACATACCTTTAAGTCAGTATCCTCCTGAATTGTTGAAAGTAGATGAATTTGGTAATAAATATTATTATGATGAACGGCAGAAAGCCAAGTTTTATGAAATAAATGGTGAAACCGTAGTTGTAATGGATGAGCTGACGTTATTGAACAAACCTAAGTTTAATAACCAATTAGATAAGAACTACTATTACTTCCTTAATAAAAAACTATATAGAGTTTATCCGTTATTTATAACCGCTTTGGGGCAGTATCGCGATATTCAGAAGGAGATGACTAATATGGATACTAAAGCGAAGAGAAAATATGTGAGAGACCGGCAGAATATGCTGGCTGATCAATACGAAAAACAATTAAGAGATTTAACGACAACAGAAGGACAGGTTTTTGCTAAGCTTATGAATAGAGCAACGGGTAAAAACGTCTATGAGATTATAAAAGAACTGAGAGGAGGATGGAGTGCATTTTGGTGGAATGTAAAAGGTAAAATGGCAGATATTGATCTAAAGGATCAGTATAATCCTCATGTGAACAGAACAGATGAGTTTTTAGAGTCTCTTTTGCAGTCTAATTGGAATTCGGGGTTTTTACAGCCTTATCCTGGTGCCTATCAGTTTAAAGTCGGCAGATAATATAATCATTATTATATAAAAAAAGAATTCCTGTAATAACTTTACAGGAATTTTTCTTTTAATTTATCAAATACAATTTTGTCAATAGGTAAAGGAAATGGATTATGAGGCTGATCGATGTCAATCCATTCTGTTTTTTCGATACAAGGGTCGAGAATAAGAAAATCTTCTTCGTTAATAATATTTACAATATAATATATAGTAAGGAGTTGTTCGTTTTCCCTAAAACGCGAAACTAAAAAATCTTCCTGAGTATAAAAGTGCTCTACAATTTCGACTTTTACATTGAGCTCCTCTTCAAATTCACGATGAAGGCATTCCAAAACTCCTTCCCCATATTCCAGTCCTCCTCCCGGAAATTTCATTAAAGCTTCACCGGCATATTCTTCAAACAAAGTCAATACTTTTTTGTTTTTTACAACACAAGCATAAACTCTGATGTTTATCTTATCTATCATATATAATAATTTGTAAGGCTAAAATAAGGAAATTATAGAGATTGTGAGAATATATAAGCCCGAAATTAATGTTGAAAATAGTTAGAGGTATTTACTATTAATAGCTGTTCTTAAACAGAATGGTCAGGCTCTACTAATTTCTAACTTCTAGAATTTAATGGCATTAATCATTTCTCTTTTTCCCGGAGGACCTTGTTTCTTTTCTACTTTAAAGTTCAGTTCCTGTAGAATTCTTCTTACGCTGCCTTTTGAAGAATAGGTTGTTAAAAGTCCGTTAACCTGCATTTTGTTGGCTACCATTTCAAATAAGGGTTTTTCCCAAAGATCCGGCTGTACTCTTGCTCCGAAACAATCATAATATACCAGGTTTATTTTAGGTAACACAATGTTTTCCAGGTCGAAAAAGTCACATTGTATCTTTTTAAGACTAAATCCTTTAGTGATTTCAACTGATTTTTCCCATTCTGCCAAATGAATTTTCTGATAAATATTTTTTAATTCCGGGTGATCAAAATGTTCAAAATAAGCCAAATCGTTAATTTCGGATTCATTTATGGGGTATTTTTCGAGTGAAAAATAATTGATGATATGATTTTTGTCAGTTTTTAAATATTCATTAATTGTCACCAAAACATTTAAACCTGTTCCAAAACCTAGTTCTAAAATATTAATTTCGTAATCATTTGTTAAATTTAGTCCATTTTTAATAAACACATGTTCGGCTTCCTGTAGGGCGCCGTGGTGAGAATGGTAATTTTCGTTTAATTCATTGATAAACAGTGTTTTGCTTCCGTCGTTTGTCGTTTTTACTTCCCTTTTCAAGCTATTTTTTCACAAATTTACTCTAAAATTTTTATATTTAGAAAATTATGTTAAATTTGTAGAACATCATAAAAAATTTTAGAAATGATAATTCAAAAAACTGAAAACTCCAGAATTTCTACATTCGACCCAAATAATTTTTCATTTGGAAATACTTTTATTGATCATATGGTGATTTGTGAGTATGAAAATGGGAAGTGGGGTGATGTGAAATTAGTTCCTTATGGTCCAATACCATTTACACCAGCAATGATGGGAGTAAATTACGGACAGGCTTGCTTTGAAGGTATGAAGGCCTACAAAGACAAAGATGGGCAGGTTTTCCTTTTCAGGCCTGAAAAGAATTTTGAACGTATCAATAAATCAGCGAAACGTCTTGCTATGCCCGAAGTAACGGAAGAAATGTTTTTGGATGGTTTGAAGGCTTTGGTAGATATAGACAGAGACTGGATTCCTCAGGGAGAAGGAATGTCTTTATACATACGACCATTGATTTTTGCTACGGAAGAAGCATTAAAAGCAAGAGTATCTGACAAATATATGTTTGCAATTGTAGCAACACCTGCTAAAATGTATTATACTGAGCCTGTTTCTGTGAAAATTTCTGATCATTATTCAAGAGCTGCAAATGGTGGAGTAGGTTCCGCTAAAGCTGCAGGTAATTACGCTGCATCTTTCTATCCGACTCAGTTGGCTATTGAAGAAGGATATGATCAAATTATCTGGACAGATGATGCTACTCATGAGTATTTCGAAGAAAGTGGAACAATGAATGTGTTTGTAAGAATTAATGATACTATTTTTACACCACCGACTTCTGAAAAGATCTTAGATGGTGTTACCAGAGATAGTTTCATTGCTTTGGCGAAGAAAAGAGGATTTGAAGTAAAAGTTGAACCAATTAAAGTAGAAGATGTTGTAGAAGCTCAGAGAAACGGAACATTGAAAGAAGTTTGGGGAGTTGGAACAGCAGTTGTAACTACCGTTTTCCAGGCTTTAGGATATAAAGGAGAAAAATTGGAATTACCAAAACTTTCTTCTGAAGAAAGCTATGCTGAAACTCTGAAAAATGATTTAGTGAGTTTACAGACAAACCTTTCTGAAGATACATTCGGATGGAGAGTACTGGTAGATCACGTATTGGAAACAGTATAAATTCAATTCAATAAAATCTAAATAAAGTCGGGAAATTTTTCCCGGCTTTTTTTGTTTTAAATGAGTTGTTGTACTGTCATTCCGAAAGGAACAAAGTGAATTGAAGAATCTGTGGTTGTAATTGTCTGAGATTCTTCCTTCGTCAGAATGACAGTTAGAAAATCTGGACATTGAAAAAGCTATAACAATTTAAAATCAAATTATTGTAAAAGTTGTATAACTTTTATCTAATAAGTTAACCAACTTTTGTAATTAATTCCCGAAATGTGTATTTTCGCAAATGTTTATGAAAAAAATACTCTTCATATCTGTATTGGGCTTATTGAGCTGCAATAGAAATACACAACAGGCACATCCTCCTGTAGGTGGTGTTCTGAGCAAAAGTGATCTGGATGTTTCACGGGAAAGAATGAAAAACCTCAACACATTGGAAAGAAACCAGATTCAGGATTGGATTGGCGGGCAAACTGAGAAGTTTTACCCCACACAGCTTAATTACTGGGTAAATGCTCAGGGGTTTGATAAAAGAGAAAAAAGGGCAGATGAAAGTCTGATTTCTTACTCTTATGATCTTTACGATTTTGATCAGACTAAAATTTATGATCAGCCTGTTGCAAGAAGAGATGCTAAATTCGGACATTTTGATGAATTAAAAGCGGTAGAAAATGCTTTACGTTTTATACATGATGGTGAGGAAGTTACTCTTTTGGTTCCATCTTCTCTGGCTTATGGAACTTTCGGGGATGAGAAGAAAATTGATAACGACATCCCTTTAATCATAAAATTAAAAGCTTTATAATAAATGAAATTGTTTAACAAGAATATAATTCTGGCAGCGGCAAGTATTTCGCTGATGAGTTGTACCCCAATTTATAAAAAAATGAACGTAGACAAAGAAACTTACGAAGGTCTTAATGACGGACTTTATGCCAATCTTCAAACAACAAAAGGAAACCTGATTGTAAAATTTGAAGATAAGAAAGCACCTGTAACTGTAGCGAACTTTATTGGTCTTGCAGAAGGTAAAATCGACAACAAAGCTAAAGCGAAAGGAGTTCCTTACTATGACGGAACTATTTTTCACAGAGTGATCAAGGATTTCATGATTCAGGGAGGAGATCCTCAAGGAACAGGAATGGGAGATCCAGGATATAAATTTGAAGACGAAAGAAACGACCTTAAGCATACAGGAAAAGGAATTCTTTCTATGGCGAATTCAGGACCGAATACTAACGGATCTCAATTCTTCATTACTGAAGTTGCTACACCCTGGTTAGATGGAAGACATACGATCTTTGGAAAAGTAGTAAAAGGTGAAGATGTAATCGATGCGATTGCCAACGTAGAAAAAGGAGCTCAGGATAAGCCTAAAACAGATATCGTTTTAGAAAAAGTTTCTGTTTTCAGCAAAGGTGATGAATACAAAAACTATGATCCGGCAAAAACTTTCAACGAAGGAAAAGCTAAAATTGCTGAGAAAAATAAGGAGTTCGTTGCTAAAGAAGAAGCTGATAAGAAAAGAAAAGAAGAAGAATTTAAAGCGAACCAGTTGAAAATGGTTGAAGATTTAAAAGCCGGAATGCAAAAAACAGAATCTGGTCTTTACTATAAAATCACAAAAACAACTGATGGAAAAGCTCCAAAAGCTGGGGATAATGTATCTGTACATTATGCAGGTAAATTGGTAGACGGAACCGAATTTGATTCTTCATTCAAGAGAAATGAGCCTATTGAAATTCCAATCGGAATGGGAAGAGTAATCAAAGGATGGGATGAAGGAATTCTTTTATTAAAAGAAGGTGAAACTGCTACTTTATTGATTCCTCCTGCAATGGGATATGGAGAAAGAGGAGCAGGAGGAGTAATTCCGCCAAATGCTTGGTTGATTTTTGATGTTGAGCTTGTAAAAGTAAAATAATCTAATCTTAAAATATTTTAAAAGCCGTCCGTAAGGATGGCTTTTTTAACAACTATAATTCAATATATAAATAATGAAATTTAAACTAATAATTTTTATAACATCTTTTTTTTCAATTTTTTCGTGTAACCAAACAAAAGAAATCGATTATGAATCAGGGATAAAAAGATCTTTAACTGCCATGGTTTAAAATATTAAATCAAAGAATATAGGGAATGCCGTAAATTTTATTTATCCTAAATATTTAGATTTAATTACAAGAGAGCAAATGATCAAGATTCTGAATGTTTCTTACAATAATCCAAGTATGATGGTAAATATTCAAGATTTTAAAATATATAATATTGAAAAACCTCAATTAATAGATAAAGAGTACTTTTCAATAATAAATTATTCTTTTAGAATTAAGCTGAAGATTGACTGGAATTCAAATCCGAATAAAGATATTGTAAAACGAAAAATAGATGAAGCAATGATTTTAAAATATGGGAAAGAAAATGTTCAATATTTGGCTAGTGATGATTATTATTTAATTAATGCAAGGATGAAAGCTTGTGCAATCTCAAGCGAAGGGAAAGATTGGACATTTTTGGTACTGGATAAAAAATATAAGTCCGAAATTGTGGGGATCGTACCGGAAAAAATTCTTGAGAAATTTTAAAATATAAAATAGTGAAAGCTATCCGTAAGGATGGCTTTTTTATTTAACGAAAATATATTCTGTAACGATTTATCTAAAACCTTCGACATATTTGGTAAAGAGATTACCAGAAAAGTCGAATATCTATTCTTGTAAAGAATCTTAAGAATCTAATATTAAAAATGATGAAAACCAAATCACTTCTGTTTCTATTTTTCCTGTTGTCATTCATTTCTTTTGGCCAAACAAAAGCTAATCCAGATGATATATCAATTAAGAAAAACCTTACTTATTTTGTAAATACAATTAAAACTAAGAAAATAGATCAGTCAATAAATTGTATCTATCCTAAATTTTTTACCATTGTTGCCAAAGAACAAATGACCCAGATTATGAATTTGACCTACAACAATCCTTTTATGAAGATTGATGTACAGGATTTGCAATTCGGGGATATTGAGAAACCGGAATTAATTAGTGGTGAATATTTCTCTATCGTCAACTATTATCTTAAAATGAAATGTAATGTAAACTCATTGAATGATGATATGAAAAAGCAAATGAATGCAGCTTTGATAGGTAAATATGGCAAAAATAATGTAAAATATTTAGCCGACGAAGGTTCATATCTGATTAACGCCAATATGAAAGCTTGTGCTGTTTCAAAAGACAGGAAATACTGGAAATTTGTAATCCTTGAAAAAGAATTTAAAACTGAATTAACAAAAATATTACCGAAGAAGGTTTTGGATAAGATCTAACAAAAAATCCCTCTCTTAAAATAAGAGAGGGATTTTTTTATTCAGTTTGATCTAAATACGTCAAAGTTGATTCCTTTATAAAATCTTCAAGTGGGGTATTCTCTTTCGCACTTTTGTTGGTAAGCTCAATCAAGTAGATGATCGTACTGTTGATTCTGTTATCCTTAAAAGTTAGTTTGAACCTTTTTGCTTTAGGACTGGAATTAGCAAAGGTCAGTTCTTTAGTATTGGTCAGTTTTACATTGTTTACATCAAAACCGGCACGAGGATCTTTCTGAAGCTTCAAAAATCTCTTTTGAGTCTTATCCCTGGTTTCAGCAAGGAATTTTTCCATTTGATAATCGGTTAATAATTGCGGATATATAAGGCCATGTTGTAGGATGTAAGCTGTAATTTTATCTGATTTATCATAGAAAATAACCTTATCATCAAACAATACCTGGGTATCTTTTACATTTATCTTTCCTTCAAATTTTTTATAGTTTTTCTTTTTATATTCAGTTTTAAAATGCTGTATAATAGATTGATCTTTAGAGCTTAATGCTTCTGTTTTTTGGCCGAAAGTATAAACACTTAATGATAAACAGAGACTTAATGATAATAAAAGTTTCATAATTTTAAAAATTTAATTTTTACGTATTGTAAGAATCTTTATAAAATATTTTTCAGACGGAGATATTGAATTAACATGATTGTTTTTGCGTCTTTAATGCCGCCTTTGTCAATCAGGCGAAGTGCTTCTTCAAAAGAAAGTTCTAAAACCTCAATATTTTCACCTTCCTCTTCAAGGCCGCCTCCATCAGTTATTTTCATTTCATTGGAATATTCAGCGATAAAGAAATGAAGAATTTCGGTAACTGAACCTGGAGACATATAGGCTTCAAATACCTTTTGTACTTCAGATATTTTATACCCGGTTTCTTCCTCTGTTTCCCTTTTTATGCATTCTTCAGGGTGATCATTATCTAATAATCCTGCACAGGCTTCAATCAGCATTCCGTCATCATTGCCATTAATGTAGGTAGGTAAACGGAATTGTCTGGTGAGTATAATTGTTTTTTGAATGGTATTATAGAGTAGAATCACGGCTCCGTTTCCTCTGTCATAGGCTTCTCTGCTTTGGGTTTCTTCACTGCCGTCTTTCTTTTTAATGCTAAAGGTTACCTTTTTCAAAGTATACCAGTTGTCAGATAATATTTCTGTGTTTTTAATCTTTATTTTTGGATTTTGCATGGGTAGATTTTATACTTTTTTTGATAATAAATCTTCTAAACTGTTTTGTAAATTAGGGAATTCGAAGCGAAAACCTGCATCCTGAATCTTCTGTGAAGAAGCTCTGGAGCCTTCTAACAAGGCATTTGCCAATTCTCCAAAGATAAGCTTTAATACAAAAGCAGGGAGATTGGGCATGAATAAAGGTTTTTGTATTGTTTTAGCAATTTGTTTTGTTAAATTTTCATTAGTTATATGCTCCGGAGAATTCGCGTTGTAAGCACCATTTATATGTGAATTTTTTAAGGCAAATTCATAAATAGAGCAAATGTCATTAATGTGAATCCATGGCATATATTGTTTTCCTGTTCCTAAAGGAGAGCCAATATAATACTGGATAGGAGGAAGCATTTTTTTTAAGGCACCTTCTTTTTCAGATAGTACAACGGCGGTTCTTATTTTTACGACCCTTTCAGCTAAATTCTGTTGTTTAAATTCGTCTGCAGCTCTTTCCCATAGAATGACAACTTCACTTAAAAAATCATTTCCGGGATCATCTGTTTCTGTAAATATTTTTTCAGAAGTTATTGTTCCGTAATAATTGATTCCGGAGGCAGAAATAAAGGATTTAAGCTGTATGTTTTTTCTTTTCAGCGTGTTTAAAAGAAGTTGTGCCGAGTCGACACGACTGGAAATGAGTTCTTTTTTCCTTTCGGTTGTCCATCTTTTTTCTGAAATATTGGCTCCTGCAAGATGAATAATATGAGAAATATTTTCAAATGCAGATTCATCAATGGTTCCTTTTTTTATGTTCCACTCGTATTCATTAGCCCGTTTTTTATTGCGAGTCAGGAATCTCACCTCATAGTTGTTTTCAATTTTTTTTGCTAACTCTTGGGCAATCAATCCGCCGGCTCCTGTAATCAGTACTATTTCTTTCATATAGCAAATCTTTATGCTTGATTTTTTACTATGAGTATATAATCGTCTTCCAGTATTTTATATCCGTAATCATAGATGAATTTATATTCGGCTCCGTTTTTATAAACTTTAATATTGGTGAAATAGTTGAAATCAAAACCTAAGCCATCCAGCTTTGCTTTTGCGATTTTAGTTTTTCCTTCCGTATTTATATCTGTCAGAATACGATAGTTTTTGCGTAGCTTATTATTCACATTACGCATCAGATTATTAGAATCTTTATTCTGTTTATTATTGCAGGCGTTTCTACAGGCATCATTGCAGAATTTTTTGTCGGATCTTCCGATGATTTTTTCACCACATTCTAGACAATTCATAATTTTTATTTTTTCATTTTGTGTGGATGTGAATGTTTTTTCTTCAATAATCTCTTAAACCTTGTATGGTTAGGATAGCTCCTATTAGGCGTTAAATTATTAAAAAACAAAGCAACAATCAATAAGATAATACAACCGGATAAAACAGGAGATAAAACATACCAATATCCCAATTCAGGAATTTTTCCTGTAGAGCTTACGGCAATAAGTGCAGTGGCTCCTCCCGGAGGATGTAAAGTTTTTGTGTATTGCATTAAAACAATAGAAAAAGCAACGGCTAAAGGAGCAGAAAGCCAGATGATGTCCGGTACAATTTTATAAATAGTAACTC is a window of Candidatus Chryseobacterium colombiense DNA encoding:
- a CDS encoding peptidylprolyl isomerase produces the protein MNVDKETYEGLNDGLYANLQTTKGNLIVKFEDKKAPVTVANFIGLAEGKIDNKAKAKGVPYYDGTIFHRVIKDFMIQGGDPQGTGMGDPGYKFEDERNDLKHTGKGILSMANSGPNTNGSQFFITEVATPWLDGRHTIFGKVVKGEDVIDAIANVEKGAQDKPKTDIVLEKVSVFSKGDEYKNYDPAKTFNEGKAKIAEKNKEFVAKEEADKKRKEEEFKANQLKMVEDLKAGMQKTESGLYYKITKTTDGKAPKAGDNVSVHYAGKLVDGTEFDSSFKRNEPIEIPIGMGRVIKGWDEGILLLKEGETATLLIPPAMGYGERGAGGVIPPNAWLIFDVELVKVK
- the nudK gene encoding GDP-mannose pyrophosphatase NudK, which encodes MQNPKIKIKNTEILSDNWYTLKKVTFSIKKKDGSEETQSREAYDRGNGAVILLYNTIQKTIILTRQFRLPTYINGNDDGMLIEACAGLLDNDHPEECIKRETEEETGYKISEVQKVFEAYMSPGSVTEILHFFIAEYSNEMKITDGGGLEEEGENIEVLELSFEEALRLIDKGGIKDAKTIMLIQYLRLKNIL
- a CDS encoding NUDIX hydrolase; this encodes MIDKINIRVYACVVKNKKVLTLFEEYAGEALMKFPGGGLEYGEGVLECLHREFEEELNVKVEIVEHFYTQEDFLVSRFRENEQLLTIYYIVNIINEEDFLILDPCIEKTEWIDIDQPHNPFPLPIDKIVFDKLKEKFL
- a CDS encoding branched-chain amino acid aminotransferase; translated protein: MIIQKTENSRISTFDPNNFSFGNTFIDHMVICEYENGKWGDVKLVPYGPIPFTPAMMGVNYGQACFEGMKAYKDKDGQVFLFRPEKNFERINKSAKRLAMPEVTEEMFLDGLKALVDIDRDWIPQGEGMSLYIRPLIFATEEALKARVSDKYMFAIVATPAKMYYTEPVSVKISDHYSRAANGGVGSAKAAGNYAASFYPTQLAIEEGYDQIIWTDDATHEYFEESGTMNVFVRINDTIFTPPTSEKILDGVTRDSFIALAKKRGFEVKVEPIKVEDVVEAQRNGTLKEVWGVGTAVVTTVFQALGYKGEKLELPKLSSEESYAETLKNDLVSLQTNLSEDTFGWRVLVDHVLETV
- a CDS encoding TIGR01777 family oxidoreductase, whose amino-acid sequence is MKEIVLITGAGGLIAQELAKKIENNYEVRFLTRNKKRANEYEWNIKKGTIDESAFENISHIIHLAGANISEKRWTTERKKELISSRVDSAQLLLNTLKRKNIQLKSFISASGINYYGTITSEKIFTETDDPGNDFLSEVVILWERAADEFKQQNLAERVVKIRTAVVLSEKEGALKKMLPPIQYYIGSPLGTGKQYMPWIHINDICSIYEFALKNSHINGAYNANSPEHITNENLTKQIAKTIQKPLFMPNLPAFVLKLIFGELANALLEGSRASSQKIQDAGFRFEFPNLQNSLEDLLSKKV
- a CDS encoding M42 family peptidase, whose amino-acid sequence is MKFEKKSLKFLEKYLNTASPTGFEHKGQEIWMDYIGQYVDKIEVDHYGTCYGIINPEAEFKVVIEAHADEISWYVNYITDDGLIYVIRNGGSDQTIAPSKVVHIHGEKGIVKGVFGWPAIHTRSANQNEPTPKIENIFIDCGAVSKKEVEDLGIYVGCMITYPDEFFEMNDRYFVCRALDNRIGGFMIAEVARLLKENKKTIPFGLYITNSVQEEVGLYGADMIADTIKPNIAIVTDVTHDTTTPMIEKKKEGDQKCGAGPVVFFAPSIHHTIRELIIDTAKTKKIPFQRAAASRATGTDTDAFAHSNGGVPSALISLPLRYMHTTVEMVSKEDVGNVIKLIYETLLKIQPEMKLKYH
- the rpe gene encoding ribulose-phosphate 3-epimerase, which produces MKTKLIAPSLLSADFGNLQKDIEMLNNSQADWLHVDVMDGRFVPNISFGFPVMKTIQQHAKKFVDVHLMILEPEKYVEEFINHGADLVSVHYEACTHLHRTIHHIQSLGAKAGVVLNPSTPVLMLEDIIADVDLVLLMSVNPGFGGQKFIENTYKKIAETKDLILSNNSTALIEIDGGVNLDNAAKLFDAGADVLVAGNAVFSTENPEKTIELLKI
- a CDS encoding HPP family protein, producing the protein MKKTFKRTLRVSKYVIYKETLIDYKEHFWSFLGAFFGIGIIAFIQSHTLSATENIFLIGSFGASSVLIYGAIQSPLAQPRNLIGGHVLSALVGVTIYKIVPDIIWLSAPLAVAFSIVLMQYTKTLHPPGGATALIAVSSTGKIPELGYWYVLSPVLSGCIILLIVALFFNNLTPNRSYPNHTRFKRLLKKKHSHPHKMKK
- a CDS encoding DUF4294 domain-containing protein, with protein sequence MNFNKIICLFLFFLGVSVFGQKDSLRYIPLSQYPPELLKVDEFGNKYYYDERQKAKFYEINGETVVVMDELTLLNKPKFNNQLDKNYYYFLNKKLYRVYPLFITALGQYRDIQKEMTNMDTKAKRKYVRDRQNMLADQYEKQLRDLTTTEGQVFAKLMNRATGKNVYEIIKELRGGWSAFWWNVKGKMADIDLKDQYNPHVNRTDEFLESLLQSNWNSGFLQPYPGAYQFKVGR
- the mnmD gene encoding tRNA (5-methylaminomethyl-2-thiouridine)(34)-methyltransferase MnmD; translated protein: MKREVKTTNDGSKTLFINELNENYHSHHGALQEAEHVFIKNGLNLTNDYEINILELGFGTGLNVLVTINEYLKTDKNHIINYFSLEKYPINESEINDLAYFEHFDHPELKNIYQKIHLAEWEKSVEITKGFSLKKIQCDFFDLENIVLPKINLVYYDCFGARVQPDLWEKPLFEMVANKMQVNGLLTTYSSKGSVRRILQELNFKVEKKQGPPGKREMINAIKF